The nucleotide window CCCGCGCGGGGCGCGGGCCAGATCGGCGCCGATCAGATCGTGCAGGATGGTCGCGGTGCAGGCCAGCGGCCGGATGGTGATGTCGATCGGGGTGCGGGTCTTGAGGCCGCCGACCAGCATGTGATGGTCGATGATGCCGAGGATCTTCGCGTCATTGATCGAGGGGGCAGTTCGGCCGGGTTGTTGGTGTCGACGATGACCACGCTGTCCTCGGCGGTGACGTCCGCGATGATCTCCGGCTTGGGCAGGTCCCAATGGGTCAGCATGAAGGCCGCTTCGGTGTTCGGCTCGCCGAGCAGCACCGGGGTGGCGGGGGTGCCGTTCACCTCGGTCAGATACCAGGCCCAGATGATGGGCGAGCCGGTGGAATCGGTGTCGGGGGATTTGTGGCCGAGAACCTTGATCATGAATGTGTTCCTTCGGGTCGTGCCGCGCTGGCAGCATGGAATGCGCCCGCCTTATAGGCGCTGCAGCATGGGTTGTCACCGGGGAAGGGCGGCGTTGCCCCTCGGCGGCCGCTGGCCGCTCCCCCGGGATATTTTTTCCCGCAAGAATGGAGCCGCGATCAGTCGAGCGGTGTCTGCTGATGTTGGAGGAGCTTCCACTCGCCGTCGCGCCTTGCCCAGGTCGAGGAGCAGGCAGCGCGCCAGGGGGCGGCGCCCTCGCTTGCGGCGGTTGCAATGTAGCCCAGGATGCAGAGCCCGTCGGTCTCGGCCAGGTGGCGGCCAGCTAGGTCGACCTCGCGCCAGCGCGGGGCGGCTTCGAGGCGGGCGAGGATGGCCTCGCCCTGCAGGATGCCAGCTTCGGGCAGCACCATCAGGCAGGACGGGTCCATCAGCTTGCGCAACTCGGGCAGGCCGCCGGTCCAGAGGGCGGTTTCCTGCGTCCAGATCGGTGAGGTCATGGCGGGGCTCCTGTCTGCTGGCAGGGCAACGCGCTCAGAAGGGCTGGCGTTCCAGCTCCCAGCCATCGGCGGCCAGCAGGGTCAGCACGCCGTCGGGGCCCGACAGATGCGCGGCGCCGGCGGCGACGACCAGCTTGCGGGGGGCGGTGCCATCCCCGACCTCGGCAAGGATCACCTCCATCCAGGCGCGGTTGCGCTCGGTGAGGAGGGCGCGTTCCAGCAGGTCGAAATCGGCTTCGGCCTGCGCCGGGTCGGCGCCGGGGACGTTCAGCGTCATCAGGCGGGAAAACTCCCAGATCCGGCGGTGCTCCTCGGCAAAATAGGCGGCAGTGAGGGTGGCGAAGATATCTTCGGCGGCATCCGCCAGCGGCAGGGAGACGCGGATCATGTCGATCTGCTGGTCGATGGTGAAGCGGGCGAAGATGTGGAAGACGGTGTCATATGCCTCGAGCGCGCGGGTCGGGGTCCCTGCCTCTGCCGCGCTGTCCATCAGCATCTTGTCGAGGCCCTGAAGCGGCTCGTCCGGCCGGGGCATGGCGCAGGCGGGCATGCCCAGCATCATCGCCACATACCAGGGCTGCATCTTGGCGGCCATCATCCCGGGCACGCCGCGTTCGGCAAGTTCGACAGAGAGCAGCGACCATTCGTCGGGGGTGAGGCGTTCCAGCAGGCTGGGGCCGGACTGCAGAAACAGAAGGTCGGGACGGCGGCCGATTTCCGCCTGCATCCGGGTCATCTCGGCCTCGGTGGCCTCGACCAGCAGCAGATCGGCGGCTTCGACCGCCGGAGCGAGGTTCGCCATGATGGCGGGCATCCGCCCATCGAACATGTGGAGGGTGCCGATGACCGTGATCCGGGCCGCGCCCTTGCGGGCCAGCCAGTGGTTGCCCGAGGCAAAGGGTTGGCCTTCCAGCGCCGCGGCGAGGGCGGCGGCCTCGGGCGCGGGCAGGTCTGCCAGAAGGTCGGTGCCGGCGCAGGCGGGGCGGGTGGCCGGTGCCGTCTGCGGAGCGGACTGGGCCTGCAGGGTTGCGGGCAGCGTGACGAGGGCGAGGGCGCAGAGCAGGCGGCGGAACATGGGGAACCTCGGACGTGGGAAGGGGCGGGTCAGGGGAAGACCGGGCCCTTGGTCCAAGCTGGCACCTGCGACGGCGGGTTTCCAGAGCGGGGCTGCGAATATCGGATCAATTTGCCGGGTGCGGGGTGTTGACAGGCGAAGGGGAGCCGCTTACCTCTGCATCGCGTTAGCACTCAGCGAATGCGAGTGCCAACGGATCTCAACCTGGAACCTAGGGAGTGTTACCAGATGGCTTTCAAACCGCTGCATGACCGTGTGCTGGTCAAGCGTGTGCAAGGCGAAGAAAAGACCAAGGGCGGTCTGATCATCCCCGACAATGCCAAGGAAAAGCCTGCTGAGGGCGAAATCGTCTCTGTCGGCGAGGGTGCGCGCAAGGATTCGGGCGAACTGATCGCAATGTCGGTGAAGGCGGGCGACCGCGTTCTGTTCGGCAAGTGGTCGGGCACCGAAGTGACCGTCGACGGCGAAGAACTGCTGATCATGAAGGAAAGCGACATCCTGGGCATCCTGTCCTGAGGGCTTTCGGGTTCGGCTGCCGGGGGATCCCCCCTGGTGCCCTGAGCCCGCCCCCAGGCTGATGCAGGGACCGCTTTTCTATCCGTAACCCAAGACAACCAGGAGCAAATCCAATGGCTGCCAAGGACGTCAAATTCGATACCGATGCCCGCAACCGCATGCTGCGCGGCGTCAACATCCTCGCGGATGCCGTCAAGGTGACTCTCGGCCCGAAAGGCCGCAACGTCGTCATCGAGAAATCGTTCGGTGCCCCGCGCATCACCAAGGACGGTGTTTCGGTCGCCAAGGAAATCGAACTGGAAGACAAGTTCGAGAACATGGGCGCCCAGATGGTGAAGGAAGTCGCTTCCCGCACCAATGACGAAGCCGGCGACGGCACCACCACCGCCACCGTGCTCGCCCAGGCCATCATCAAGGAAGGCCTGAAGTCGGTTGCAGCGGGCATGAACCCGATGGACCTCAAGCGCGGCATCGACCTGGCCACGACCAAGGTCGTCGCGGCGATCAAGGCGGCCTCGCGTCCGGTGAAGGACACCGACGAAGTTGCGCAGGTCGGGACCATCTCGGCGAACGGCGAAGCCTTCATCGGTCGCCAGATCGCTGACGCGATGCAGAAGGTCGGCAACGAGGGTGTCATCACCGTCGAAGAGAACAAGGGGATGGAGACCGAGGTCGAAGTCGTCGAAGGCATGCAGTTCGACCGTGGCTACCTGTCGCCCTACTTCGTGACCAACCCCGAGAAGATGGTTGCGGATCTGGAAGACGCACTGATCCTGCTGCACGAGAAGAAACTCTCGTCGCTGCAGCCGATGGTGCCGCTGCTGGAAGCCGTGATCCAGTCGGGCAAGCCGCTCATCATCGTGGCTGAAGACGTCGAAGGCGAGGCCCTGGCCACGCTGGTCGTCAACAAGCTGCGCGGCGGCCTGAAGATCGCTGCCGTGAAGGCTCCGGGCTTCGGCGATCGTCGCAAGGCGATGCTGCAGGATCTGGCGATCCTGACCGGCGGTCAGGTCATCAGCGAAGATCTCGGCATGAAACTGGAGAATGTCACCATCGACATGCTCGGCAAGGCCAAGAAAGTCTCGATCACCAAGGACAACACCACCATCGTTGATGGCGGCGGCGACAAGGCCGAGATCGAAGCCCGCGTTTCGCAGATCCGCGCGCAGATCGAGGAAACCACCTCGGATTACGACAAGGAAAAACTGCAAGAGCGCGTGGCCAAGCTGGCTGGCGGCGTTGCGGTGATCCGCGTCGGCGGCATGACCGAGACCGAAGTGAAAGAGCGCAAGGACCGCGTCGATGACGCCCTGAACGCGACCCGTGCGGCCGTGCAGGAAGGCATCGTCGTCGGCGGCGGCGTGGCGCTGATCCAGGCTGGCAAGGTGCTTGAAGGCCTGACCGGCGCGAACAGCGACCAGACTGCAGGCATCGCCATCGTCCGCAAGTCGCTGGAAGCCCCGCTGCGCCAGATCGCGCAGAACGCAGGCGTCGACGGTTCGGTCGTGGCTGGCAAGGTGCGCGAGTCGAATGACCCGGCCTTTGGCTTCAACGCACAGACCGAAGAGTATGGCGACATGTTCGCGTTCGGCGTGATCGACCCGGCGAAAGTCGTGCGGACCGCGCTGGAAGATGCAGCCTCGATCGCGGGCCTGCTCATCACCACCGAAGCCATGATCGCTGAAAAGCCGCAGGACAAGTCGGGCGCCGGCGCTGGCGGCGGCATGGGCGGCATGGGCGGCATGGACGGCATGATGTAATTTCGGCACCCGGTGCCGGAACGGAAAGGGGCCCCGCGCGGGCCCCTTTTGCTTTGCAGCCATCGGCCCCACTGCATAAGCTGCAAGACTGGGGGCGCTAACAGGAGGCGGGGGCATGTGGTTGTATTCCGCGATGTCTGGAGTTTTTCCTCGTAGTTTCATGGCGAAGGTATTCATCGTCGTATCTGTGGGGGCGTTGGTGCCACTACTGGCGCTGCTGGGATGGGCAATCGTCGGGCGGGACGTATTTCCGGGCGAGCGGATCGAGGTTCTGGGCATTGCGCTGGCGGCGACCGTGCTTGGCATCACCACCACGCTGCTGGCGCTGCACGAGGTACTGAAGCCGATCTATCGCCTTGACGAGACGATACGCGCCTTCGAGGCGGCGGGCACCGCGCCGCCCTTGCCCTTTGGCTTCGAGGATCAGGTCGGGCGGCTCATGGCCAGCACCAACCGGCTGATCCTGTCGGTCGATGACCGCATCGACGCTGAACGCCGCGCGGCCGAGACGGACTCGCTGACGGGCCTGCTCAACCGCCGCGGGTTCGAGGCGCGGGTCAACGAAGGTGCGGTCGGAGCGATGCTGATGCTGGATATCGACGGTTTCAAGGCGGTCAATGACCAGTACGGCCATGCGGTGGGCGACACGGTGCTGCGCGACGCTGCGGTGATCCTGGCCAGCACGTTGCGCCGGCGCGACGTGCTGGCCAGGCTGGGCGGCGAGGAGTTCGGGGTGTTCCTGCCCGGCTTGACCATCGGCGATGCGCGCGAGGCGGCAGAGCGACTGCGCTCGGCCGTGGCAGGGCAGCTTCGGGCCGAGGTCGAGCCGGTGACGATGTCGGTGGGGGTGGCGATCGCGCGCCCGGGGCTGAGCCGCGAGGCGCTGATCGCCGAGGCCAACCGCGGCCTGTGTGCCGCCAAGCAGGGTGGACGGAACCGGGTCTGCATGGCGGTCGTTGCCCAAGGCGGGATGGCGACGGCGTAAGCGCCGGCGCGCCGCGATTGCGGATGCGTCCAGGCGGAAGCACGGGCGGCCGGACATCAGGGGCACTGCCCCGGGAAGGGCGCGATGAGACTGTTCCAGTGCCAATGCTGCGGCCAGGTGCTGCACTTTGAAAACACCAAATGCCTGCGCTGCGGGCGCCATGTCGGCTATCTGCCGGAACGCGGCCAGATGCTGGCGGTCGAGCCCGAGGGCTCGGTCTGGCGGATCGCGGCAGATGCGGCCTCCGGCGAGGCAAAACCCAATGATGACCGCGAAGGCCATGCGGAAAGCGGCGACAATGCCGATGCGCAGGCAGATATCGACGGCCCCGGACTTCGCTTCTGTGCCAATTGGGAACGCAGTGCCTGCAACTGGATGGTGCCGGCTGGCGAGGGCGAGGCTTTCTGCCTGGCCTGTTGCCACAACCGGACTGTGCCCAACCTGTCGGATGGCGTAAATCACGCGCGCTGGCAGAAGATAGAGGTGGCCAAGCGCCGGCTGGTCTATACGCTGCTGCGCTTTGGACTACCGCTACCGCAGCCCGGAGGAGAACATCCCGAACCGCTGGTCTTCGATTTCCTGGCCGATGCGCCGGGTGCTACCGGACGCGTGCTGACAGGGCATTCCGACGGGGTCATCACCATCTCGCTGACCGAGGCGGATGATGCCACGCGCGAGAAGATGCGCACCGACATGGGCGAGGCCTATCGCACCCTGCTGGGGCATTTCCGCCATGAGGTTGGCCATTACTACTGGGATATCCTGGTGCGTGACGGCGGGCATCTGGAGGCGTTCCGCGCATTGTTCGGCGACGATACCGAGGATTACTCGGCCGCGCTTGGCCGGCACTATGCCAATGGCGCACGGGCGGACTGGCAAGAGGCGCATGTCAGCGCCTATGCCACGATGCATGCCTGGGAGGATTGGGCCGAAACTTGGGCGCATTACTTGCACATGGTCGACACGCTGGAAACCGCGGCGGCCTTCGGCCTCCGCGTCGAGCCGGAACTGGACGAGGATGGCGAGTTGAGCGCCGAGCTGGATTTCGACCCGCATAAGGTGCGGCGGATTCGGCGGCTGCTGGCGGCCTGGATGCCGCTGACCGTGGCGCTGAACGCGCTGAACCGCTCGATGGGGCAGTCGGACATCTATCCCTTCATCCTTGCCCCGGCGGTGCTGGAAAAGCTGGGCTTCGTGCATGACCTGATCGCGCAAAGCCGCGGCGCACAGGCCTAGCGCGGAATTTGTACAAGTTTCCGACATGTGCCTGCGGATTGTGCGGCATTCCGGCATCGCGGCGATGTGAAATTGCGCTGCGATGCGGCGTAGATTGCGCCCGCGCAGCATGTGGCTAGATTGGCATGCGGGCCTGATTGTGGGGCCAGGACAGGGGCAAGCGAATGGAACTGCGCGAAGTTCAAGAGCGGGACCACATCTTCGTGTCGGTCCTGCTGCAGACCGCCTTTGAGCGGCCCGAGGAATCGCGTCTCGTCGAAGAGTTGCGCAGCGCGGGGGATCTGGCGCTGGAACTGGTGGCCGAAGAGGATGGCCAGGTGATGGGCCATATCGCCTTTGCGCGGCTGACCGCGCCCGAAGGCTGGTGGGCGTTGTCGCCGGTCTGCGTGATGCAGAGCCGGCAGGGTCGCGGCCTTGGCGGCGAGATCATCCGGCACGGGCTCGACCTGTGCCGCCAGCGCCATGCCAAGGCGGTGGTGGTGGTCGGCGGGTCTGCCTATTACAGCCGCTTCGGCTTTTCGCTGAAGGCGGCAGAGCATCTGACCACGCCCTATGCGCGGGACTACACGTTGCTCTATCCGATTGCCCCCGGAACCGCCGGGGCATCTGAACGGCTGGTCTATCCCGCGCCCTTCGCGGGGATCTGATCGGCCAGGTAGCGGATCGCTATGACTTCCAGCGTCACCGTGCCGGCGGGGCGGGGCCAGTCCACCAGATCGCCGACCCTCGCTCCAATCAGCGCCTGCGCCAGCGGCGATTGTGGCGCGATGTGGCGGCGGGCGGCATCGGCCTCATCCTCGCCGACAATGACATAGACGGTGTTGCGGCCCGCTTCGTCCTGCACGGTGACATGCGCGCCAAAGGCGACGCGGTCCAGCGGCTGGCTGGCTGGGTCGAGCACGATCGCGCTGGCGATCCGGCTGGTGAGGTAGCGGATATCACGCTCGGCCGCGGCCTCGGGCAGCCGGTCGAGCCGGTCGGGGCGGGCGCGCAGCTGTGCAAGCCGTTCCTGCGTAGCGGCAAGGCGGGCCTGTAGCTGCGCAAGGCCGGCGGGGGTCACATGGTTCGGATGCGGGCTGATGGGCAGGTCGGGCAGCTGTGGCGTGGCATCGGGCGCATCCTCGCGGACGAAGGCGCGGCTCATCGGGCGGTCCTGGGAAAAACGGTTGCATCGGGGCAGATTGCGGCAGGGCGCGCGGGATGTCCATGTCGGGGACGGCCTTGCGCGGGCCCGGGGGACGGGGCAGGCTGGCCCGATGCGCCTGATCCTGCTGGTATGCCTTGCGATGGCGGCCTTTGCCGCCAATTCCGTCCTCAACCGGCTGGCGCTGGCGGAGGGCGGCATGGGCCCGGCCAGCTTTGCCGCCGTGCGGCTGGCGGCTGGGGCGGTGATGCTGGCGGCGCTGGTCCGGGCGCGCTCGGGCCGCTTTTGCCCGGTGCCCGCGGGGCTGGGGCGGCTGCGGGCCTTTGGCGCGGGGACGCTGGCGATCTACATGATCGGTTTTTCCTATGCCTATCTGACGTTGCAGGCGGGGACCGGCGCGCTGATCCTGTTCGGCGGGGTGCAGGTGACGATGTTTGCCGGCGCGCTGGCCCTGCGTGAGCCTGTGCCGCTGCGCCGGTGGGTCGGGGCGGGGCTGGCGTTGGCGGGGATTGCGGTGCTGGCCGCGCCGGGAATGGGTGCGGCGCCCGACCCGATGGGCGCCGCGCTGATGGCGGCGGCGGCGGTCGGCTGGGGCCTCTATTCGCTGGCGGGGCGACGGGCGGGTGACCCGCTGGCGGCGACGGCGGGGAATTTCGTGCTGGCGCTGCCGCTGGCGCTGCTGGTGCTGCTGGCGCTTCCCGGAGGCGAGCGGGTGACGGGCGCGGGGCTGGCGGCGGCGATGGTATCGGGCGCCGTCACCTCGGGCCTTGGCTATGCACTGTGGTATGCGGTGCTGCCGCGGCTGGCGGCCAGCGTGGCGGCGGTGGCGCAGCTGACGGTGCCGGTGCTGGCGGCGCTGGCGGGCGCCGCCTTGCTGGCCGAGTTGCCGGGGCCGCGGTTCTGGGCCGCGGCCGCGCTGGTGATTGCGGGGGTGCTGCTGTCGGTGCTGCGGGTCAGCCGCGGGCCGAGTTCGCCCTGAGAGGCTTCACGCGGTTGACATGGCCCATCTTCCGGCCGGCTCGCGCCTCGGCCTTGCCATAGAGGTGGATGGCGGTGCCGGCCTCGCGCGCCAGCTCCGGCACGCGCAGCACGTCATCGCCGATCAGGTTCAGCATCTGGACATCGGCAAACCGGCTGCCATCCCCCAGCGGCCAGCCGGCCACCGCGCGGATATGCTGCTCGAACTGGTCCACCGCGCAGGCGTTCTGCGTCCAGTGACCCGAGTTGTGGACGCGGGGGGCGATCTCGTTGACGATCAGGCCCCCGGGGGTCACGAACAGCTCCACCCCCATCACGCCGACATAGCCAAGCGCGTTCAGGATCCGCGCGGCGACCAGCACCGCATCGCTGCGCAGGTTGGGCGAGATGTGGGCGGGTACGGTGGTGGTGTGCAGGATACCGGCCTTGTGGATATTCTCGCCGGGATCATAGGCGGCGATCTCGCCGCCCGGCCCACGGGCCGCGATCACCGAAATCTCGCGGCTGAAGTCGATGAAGCCTTCCAGAACCGCAGGCTGGCCGGCCATTGCCGCCAGCGCATCCGCCGCATCTTCGGGTGCCATGATCCGCGCCTGGCCCTTGCCGTCATAGCCAAGCCGGGTGGTCTTGAGGATTGCGGGCGTGCCGATCCGGGCCAGCGCGGCTTCCAGATCGGCGGCATCCTCGACCGCGCACCAGGGGGCGGTGGCCAGCCCCTCGCCGTTCAGGAAG belongs to Frigidibacter mobilis and includes:
- a CDS encoding nuclear transport factor 2 family protein, producing the protein MTSPIWTQETALWTGGLPELRKLMDPSCLMVLPEAGILQGEAILARLEAAPRWREVDLAGRHLAETDGLCILGYIATAASEGAAPWRAACSSTWARRDGEWKLLQHQQTPLD
- a CDS encoding TraB/GumN family protein; the protein is MFRRLLCALALVTLPATLQAQSAPQTAPATRPACAGTDLLADLPAPEAAALAAALEGQPFASGNHWLARKGAARITVIGTLHMFDGRMPAIMANLAPAVEAADLLLVEATEAEMTRMQAEIGRRPDLLFLQSGPSLLERLTPDEWSLLSVELAERGVPGMMAAKMQPWYVAMMLGMPACAMPRPDEPLQGLDKMLMDSAAEAGTPTRALEAYDTVFHIFARFTIDQQIDMIRVSLPLADAAEDIFATLTAAYFAEEHRRIWEFSRLMTLNVPGADPAQAEADFDLLERALLTERNRAWMEVILAEVGDGTAPRKLVVAAGAAHLSGPDGVLTLLAADGWELERQPF
- the groES gene encoding co-chaperone GroES, which produces MAFKPLHDRVLVKRVQGEEKTKGGLIIPDNAKEKPAEGEIVSVGEGARKDSGELIAMSVKAGDRVLFGKWSGTEVTVDGEELLIMKESDILGILS
- the groL gene encoding chaperonin GroEL (60 kDa chaperone family; promotes refolding of misfolded polypeptides especially under stressful conditions; forms two stacked rings of heptamers to form a barrel-shaped 14mer; ends can be capped by GroES; misfolded proteins enter the barrel where they are refolded when GroES binds), coding for MAAKDVKFDTDARNRMLRGVNILADAVKVTLGPKGRNVVIEKSFGAPRITKDGVSVAKEIELEDKFENMGAQMVKEVASRTNDEAGDGTTTATVLAQAIIKEGLKSVAAGMNPMDLKRGIDLATTKVVAAIKAASRPVKDTDEVAQVGTISANGEAFIGRQIADAMQKVGNEGVITVEENKGMETEVEVVEGMQFDRGYLSPYFVTNPEKMVADLEDALILLHEKKLSSLQPMVPLLEAVIQSGKPLIIVAEDVEGEALATLVVNKLRGGLKIAAVKAPGFGDRRKAMLQDLAILTGGQVISEDLGMKLENVTIDMLGKAKKVSITKDNTTIVDGGGDKAEIEARVSQIRAQIEETTSDYDKEKLQERVAKLAGGVAVIRVGGMTETEVKERKDRVDDALNATRAAVQEGIVVGGGVALIQAGKVLEGLTGANSDQTAGIAIVRKSLEAPLRQIAQNAGVDGSVVAGKVRESNDPAFGFNAQTEEYGDMFAFGVIDPAKVVRTALEDAASIAGLLITTEAMIAEKPQDKSGAGAGGGMGGMGGMDGMM
- a CDS encoding GGDEF domain-containing protein yields the protein MWLYSAMSGVFPRSFMAKVFIVVSVGALVPLLALLGWAIVGRDVFPGERIEVLGIALAATVLGITTTLLALHEVLKPIYRLDETIRAFEAAGTAPPLPFGFEDQVGRLMASTNRLILSVDDRIDAERRAAETDSLTGLLNRRGFEARVNEGAVGAMLMLDIDGFKAVNDQYGHAVGDTVLRDAAVILASTLRRRDVLARLGGEEFGVFLPGLTIGDAREAAERLRSAVAGQLRAEVEPVTMSVGVAIARPGLSREALIAEANRGLCAAKQGGRNRVCMAVVAQGGMATA
- a CDS encoding zinc-binding metallopeptidase family protein, producing MRLFQCQCCGQVLHFENTKCLRCGRHVGYLPERGQMLAVEPEGSVWRIAADAASGEAKPNDDREGHAESGDNADAQADIDGPGLRFCANWERSACNWMVPAGEGEAFCLACCHNRTVPNLSDGVNHARWQKIEVAKRRLVYTLLRFGLPLPQPGGEHPEPLVFDFLADAPGATGRVLTGHSDGVITISLTEADDATREKMRTDMGEAYRTLLGHFRHEVGHYYWDILVRDGGHLEAFRALFGDDTEDYSAALGRHYANGARADWQEAHVSAYATMHAWEDWAETWAHYLHMVDTLETAAAFGLRVEPELDEDGELSAELDFDPHKVRRIRRLLAAWMPLTVALNALNRSMGQSDIYPFILAPAVLEKLGFVHDLIAQSRGAQA
- a CDS encoding GNAT family N-acetyltransferase, giving the protein MELREVQERDHIFVSVLLQTAFERPEESRLVEELRSAGDLALELVAEEDGQVMGHIAFARLTAPEGWWALSPVCVMQSRQGRGLGGEIIRHGLDLCRQRHAKAVVVVGGSAYYSRFGFSLKAAEHLTTPYARDYTLLYPIAPGTAGASERLVYPAPFAGI
- a CDS encoding GreA/GreB family elongation factor, whose amino-acid sequence is MSRAFVREDAPDATPQLPDLPISPHPNHVTPAGLAQLQARLAATQERLAQLRARPDRLDRLPEAAAERDIRYLTSRIASAIVLDPASQPLDRVAFGAHVTVQDEAGRNTVYVIVGEDEADAARRHIAPQSPLAQALIGARVGDLVDWPRPAGTVTLEVIAIRYLADQIPAKGAG
- a CDS encoding DMT family transporter, coding for MRLILLVCLAMAAFAANSVLNRLALAEGGMGPASFAAVRLAAGAVMLAALVRARSGRFCPVPAGLGRLRAFGAGTLAIYMIGFSYAYLTLQAGTGALILFGGVQVTMFAGALALREPVPLRRWVGAGLALAGIAVLAAPGMGAAPDPMGAALMAAAAVGWGLYSLAGRRAGDPLAATAGNFVLALPLALLVLLALPGGERVTGAGLAAAMVSGAVTSGLGYALWYAVLPRLAASVAAVAQLTVPVLAALAGAALLAELPGPRFWAAAALVIAGVLLSVLRVSRGPSSP